A genomic stretch from Nerophis ophidion isolate RoL-2023_Sa linkage group LG14, RoL_Noph_v1.0, whole genome shotgun sequence includes:
- the si:ch73-52e5.2 gene encoding protein THEM6 → MMLLVLAALLLLFCTLDVWYFLRGAQVFVTTFFQPKVKDILAEGSVHGIVLPHDVDYKGHMNNSRYLRECDFARFHHNMCNGIFMALFRMGAKMVVGASTIRYRRSLAFGEAFEIRTKVVGWDDKAFYLEQRFVSKKDGFVSAVLLCKQSVVRSSPESIIDFVCKRKIECPPLPDDLKHWISFISANSQALRAESGLEEKNKGRAA, encoded by the exons ATGATGCTGCTGGTGCTTGCAGCCCTCCTGCTGCTCTTCTGCACCCTGGACGTGTGGTACTTCCTGCGAGGGGCGCAGGTCTTCGTCACCACCTTCTTCCAGCCCAAGGTTAAGGACATCCTGGCAGAGGGAAGTGTGCACGGCATAGTCCTCCCCCACGACGTGGACTACAAAGGCCACATGAACAACTCCCGCTACCTGAGGGAGTGCGACTTTGCCCGCTTCCACCACAACATGTGCAACGGCATCTTCATGGCCTTGTTCAGGATGGGGGCCAAAATGGTGGTGGGGGCCTCCACCATCCGCTACCGCCGCTCCCTGGCGTTCGGCGAGGCTTTCGAGATCCGGACCAAAGTGGTGGGATGGGATGACAAGGCGTTTTACTTGGAGCAGCGCTTTGTGTCCAAGAAAGATGGCTTCGTGTCGGCCGTGTTGCTCTGCAAGCAGAGTGTGGTGCGCAGCAGCCCCGAGAGCATCATTGACTTTGTCTGCAAAAGGAAG ATTGAATGCCCTCCGCTCCCAGATGACCTAAAGCACTGGATCAGCTTCATTTCGGCCAACAGTCAAGCCCTGAGAGCCGAGAGTGGCCTGGAGGAGAAGAACAA AGGCCGGGCTGCTTGA